One window of Sphingomonas sp. KC8 genomic DNA carries:
- the fliF gene encoding flagellar basal-body MS-ring/collar protein FliF: MMMGGVALVLLIGIGALALRSPSAEMGFLYTDLDPAAAQAITEKLNAQGVPFQISPDGTSVMAPAARLAELRMAMASERLGGKIGYDVLDAEEPFGVSSSRAKMNETRAVEGELARSIESLERVARARVHIVMPERAMFAAEPRKATAAVTVKTNGRLTGETVQAIRYLVASSVPELSPESVSIVDQSGALLARAGEGGGAGSSEMEERQTAVEARLRSQIEAMVEPIVGAGKVRAEVSAVLDRDQLREEAETFDPDKQVIAHQVTVESNDQNAEGDAGAQGVTVGTQLPEADGPITGSGQESRRSARNESSEDITFQNSRTQTVSVRTPGKINRLTVAVMVDGGPKGLPQPQIQRLTRLVENAVGFDAERGDSVVVESMPFATPEDPGAADGALPFGLTMDNLFSLLKLLVIAGVVLIAVRMLRPKPPIVEQVFEDRRALPAPDSPEMLDLASRAADGDEDAMRQLEALREAESDVPLLDQEIALAQVDGRIKLSALKRIGDAIASNPAESASVIRQWMNA; encoded by the coding sequence ATGATGATGGGGGGCGTGGCACTCGTCCTGCTCATCGGCATCGGCGCGCTCGCCCTGCGCAGCCCATCGGCGGAGATGGGCTTTCTCTATACGGATCTCGATCCGGCCGCCGCGCAGGCAATCACTGAAAAACTGAATGCGCAGGGCGTGCCGTTCCAGATTTCGCCCGATGGCACATCGGTCATGGCGCCGGCGGCCAGGCTTGCCGAATTGCGGATGGCGATGGCGTCCGAACGGCTGGGCGGCAAGATCGGCTATGACGTGCTGGATGCGGAGGAGCCGTTCGGGGTTTCGTCGTCCCGCGCCAAGATGAACGAGACGCGCGCCGTAGAAGGCGAACTGGCGCGTTCGATCGAAAGCCTTGAACGGGTGGCGCGGGCGCGGGTTCATATCGTGATGCCCGAACGTGCGATGTTCGCCGCCGAACCGCGCAAGGCGACGGCGGCGGTGACGGTGAAAACCAACGGCCGGCTGACCGGCGAAACGGTGCAGGCGATCCGCTATCTTGTTGCGTCGTCGGTGCCGGAACTGTCCCCGGAAAGCGTGTCGATCGTTGACCAGTCGGGCGCCCTGCTGGCCCGTGCGGGCGAAGGCGGCGGTGCCGGATCGTCGGAGATGGAAGAGCGCCAGACGGCGGTGGAAGCCAGGCTGCGTTCGCAGATCGAAGCGATGGTCGAGCCGATCGTCGGTGCCGGCAAGGTCCGCGCCGAGGTGTCGGCCGTGCTGGATCGCGACCAACTGCGCGAGGAAGCCGAAACCTTCGACCCCGACAAGCAGGTCATCGCGCATCAGGTGACGGTGGAATCCAACGACCAGAATGCCGAAGGCGATGCCGGCGCGCAGGGCGTGACCGTGGGCACCCAATTGCCCGAAGCGGATGGCCCGATCACCGGCAGCGGCCAGGAAAGCCGCCGATCCGCACGCAATGAATCGTCGGAAGACATCACCTTCCAGAACAGCCGTACGCAAACCGTAAGCGTCCGCACGCCGGGCAAGATCAACCGGTTGACCGTGGCGGTGATGGTTGACGGTGGCCCCAAGGGCCTGCCCCAGCCGCAGATTCAGCGCCTGACCCGCCTTGTGGAAAACGCCGTCGGCTTTGACGCGGAACGCGGGGACAGCGTGGTGGTGGAAAGCATGCCCTTTGCCACGCCGGAAGATCCGGGTGCGGCCGATGGCGCACTGCCGTTCGGGCTGACGATGGACAATCTGTTCAGCCTGCTCAAACTGCTGGTAATCGCCGGTGTCGTGCTGATCGCGGTGCGCATGCTGCGGCCGAAACCCCCGATCGTTGAACAGGTGTTCGAAGACCGCCGCGCACTGCCGGCGCCGGATAGTCCCGAAATGCTCGACCTCGCCAGCCGCGCGGCGGACGGCGACGAAGACGCGATGCGCCAGCTGGAAGCGCTGCGTGAGGCGGAAAGTGACGTTCCGCTGCTCGATCAGGAAATCGCGCTCGCCCAGGTCGATGGTCGCATCAAATTGTCCGCGCTCAAGCGCATCGGCGACGCAATCGCCTCCAACCCGGCCGAGTCCGCCTCGGTGATCCGTCAGTGGATGAACGCATGA
- the fliN gene encoding flagellar motor switch protein FliN, which produces MKEDLMTQDAETRQLAPTHFGNDETETSTSGSASEDWSFDRPSTPPTPDDLHAVFDVPVKVQAVLGRSRMDIGTLLRLKPGAVVELDRRVGEPVDIFVNNRLIARGEVVLIDSALGVTLTEIIRQDR; this is translated from the coding sequence ATGAAAGAGGATCTGATGACCCAGGATGCTGAAACGCGCCAGCTCGCGCCCACCCACTTTGGCAATGACGAAACCGAAACATCGACGTCGGGCAGTGCATCCGAAGACTGGTCGTTCGATCGCCCGTCGACCCCGCCGACGCCCGACGATCTGCACGCCGTGTTCGACGTGCCGGTCAAGGTGCAGGCGGTGCTCGGCCGATCGCGCATGGATATCGGCACCTTGCTGCGGTTGAAGCCGGGGGCAGTCGTCGAACTGGATCGCCGTGTCGGTGAACCGGTCGATATCTTCGTCAACAACCGCCTGATCGCGCGCGGGGAAGTGGTGCTGATCGACAGCGCTTTGGGCGTCACGCTCACCGAAATCATCCGGCAGGACCGGTAA
- a CDS encoding helix-turn-helix domain-containing protein: MTFAVKESGHLLLVGPPDSTLGVAAEMARSSEAALAVCDARGDALERLWSLRSDLVMVDVPVDVPEVLARLRGEHRLLPPRMIDGLVGRTVADVERELILQTLVHCRGNRTSASNILGISVRTMRNKLRTFIEDGIPVLPAL, from the coding sequence ATGACGTTCGCTGTGAAGGAATCCGGGCACCTGCTGCTCGTCGGACCGCCGGACAGCACATTGGGTGTCGCGGCGGAAATGGCCCGCAGTTCAGAGGCGGCACTTGCCGTCTGCGACGCGCGCGGCGATGCGCTGGAACGGTTGTGGAGCCTGCGGAGCGACCTGGTGATGGTCGACGTGCCGGTCGATGTGCCGGAGGTGCTGGCCCGGCTGCGCGGTGAACATCGCCTGTTGCCACCCCGTATGATTGACGGGCTGGTCGGCCGGACGGTGGCCGATGTCGAGCGGGAACTGATCTTGCAGACATTGGTGCATTGCCGGGGCAACCGGACGTCCGCGTCCAACATCCTGGGCATTTCGGTCCGCACCATGCGCAACAAGCTGCGGACGTTCATCGAGGACGGCATTCCGGTGCTGCCCGCGCTGTAA
- the flhA gene encoding flagellar biosynthesis protein FlhA codes for MPIQIDQFLKRLGPGRDLALAIGVLAIIAMLILPMPGWLLDFGLSLSITASVLILMTALFIDKPLQLSSFPTILLIVTMLRLGLNLASTRLILGHGHEGPQAAGGVIAAFGEFLMGGETVIGLTIFIILIVINFVVITKGAGRIAEVGARFSLDAMPGKQMAIDADLSAGMITEAQARERRAEIEAESGFYGAMDGASKFVKGDAVAALLITAINIIVGLIIGIAIHGVPFGEAFHSYTILTVGDGLVSQIPALIVSTAAGLLVSKGGIAGKTGAALGDQLGRYPKAFGMVAVLMIVLGLIPGMPFLPFVVLGGGCGWLAWKMSEKADAEAAQARMAEAIAQQQTEQVDEPISRTLAIDAVRIELGYALLPLINDSQAEPRLDDQVRALRRQMAIDYGFVLPAVRILDNMALQPNEYVVYVKETEAARGEIRLDKLLVINPGGGGGLGVPGEETREPVFNLPALWIDRDLRDEAGFRGLTVVDSGTVITTHLTEIVKDNVADLLSYTEAQKLLTEVHKESEKLVADIVPSKISISGVQRILQNLLSEGVSIRDIPTILEGIAEATAFTQNITQMTEHARSRLARQISAQQTRDGTIPIITLAPRWDAEFAESIIGQGDDRHLAMAPSSLQAFIAAVREAYDKLASEGEIPCLLTSPAIRPFVRSIIERVRPATVVISQNEIHARARIRTLGTIG; via the coding sequence ATGCCCATCCAGATCGACCAGTTCCTGAAACGGCTTGGCCCGGGCCGCGATCTCGCGCTTGCCATTGGTGTCCTTGCGATCATCGCGATGCTGATCCTGCCGATGCCGGGCTGGCTGCTCGACTTCGGCCTGTCGCTTTCGATCACCGCTTCGGTGCTGATCCTGATGACGGCCTTGTTCATCGACAAGCCGCTGCAGCTATCGAGTTTTCCGACGATCCTGCTGATCGTGACGATGCTGCGGCTGGGCCTGAACCTGGCTTCGACCCGGCTGATCCTGGGCCATGGCCATGAAGGGCCGCAGGCGGCGGGCGGGGTGATCGCGGCGTTCGGTGAGTTCCTGATGGGCGGGGAAACCGTCATCGGCCTGACCATCTTCATCATCCTGATCGTCATCAACTTCGTCGTCATCACCAAGGGTGCTGGCCGCATCGCCGAAGTCGGCGCGCGGTTCAGCCTTGATGCGATGCCCGGCAAGCAGATGGCGATCGACGCCGATCTGTCCGCGGGCATGATCACCGAAGCGCAGGCGCGCGAACGCCGCGCCGAGATCGAAGCCGAAAGCGGCTTCTATGGCGCGATGGACGGTGCATCGAAATTCGTGAAGGGCGATGCGGTGGCGGCCCTGCTGATCACCGCGATCAACATCATCGTTGGTCTGATCATTGGCATCGCGATCCACGGCGTGCCGTTTGGCGAAGCGTTCCACAGCTATACGATCCTGACGGTGGGCGACGGTCTGGTCAGCCAGATTCCGGCGCTGATCGTGTCGACCGCGGCGGGCCTGCTCGTTTCCAAGGGCGGGATTGCCGGCAAGACGGGCGCGGCGCTGGGCGATCAGCTGGGCCGTTATCCCAAGGCGTTCGGCATGGTGGCGGTGTTGATGATCGTGCTGGGCCTGATACCGGGCATGCCGTTCCTGCCTTTCGTCGTGCTGGGTGGCGGTTGCGGCTGGCTGGCGTGGAAAATGTCGGAGAAGGCCGATGCCGAGGCGGCGCAGGCGCGCATGGCCGAAGCGATCGCGCAACAGCAGACCGAACAGGTGGACGAGCCGATTTCACGCACGCTGGCGATCGACGCGGTGCGGATCGAACTGGGCTATGCGCTGCTGCCGCTGATCAACGACAGCCAGGCCGAACCGCGCCTGGACGATCAGGTGCGCGCGCTGCGGCGGCAGATGGCGATCGATTATGGCTTCGTGCTGCCGGCCGTCCGCATCCTCGACAATATGGCGCTCCAGCCCAATGAATATGTCGTCTACGTCAAGGAAACCGAAGCCGCGCGCGGGGAAATCCGGCTCGATAAACTGCTGGTGATCAATCCGGGCGGTGGCGGCGGGCTGGGCGTGCCGGGCGAAGAAACGCGCGAACCGGTGTTCAACCTGCCGGCGCTGTGGATCGACCGCGATCTGCGCGACGAGGCCGGTTTCCGTGGCCTGACGGTGGTCGACAGCGGCACGGTGATCACCACGCATCTGACGGAAATCGTGAAGGATAATGTCGCCGACCTGCTGTCGTACACCGAAGCGCAGAAACTGCTGACCGAAGTCCATAAGGAATCGGAAAAGCTGGTTGCCGATATCGTGCCGTCGAAAATTTCGATTTCGGGGGTGCAGCGCATCCTGCAGAATCTGCTGTCCGAAGGGGTTTCGATCCGCGACATTCCGACGATCCTGGAAGGGATCGCAGAGGCAACCGCCTTCACCCAGAATATCACGCAGATGACGGAACATGCCCGCAGCCGTCTGGCGCGGCAGATTTCCGCGCAGCAGACGCGCGACGGCACGATCCCGATCATCACGCTGGCGCCGCGCTGGGATGCCGAGTTCGCCGAAAGCATCATCGGGCAGGGCGATGATCGCCACCTCGCCATGGCGCCGTCCAGCCTGCAGGCGTTCATCGCCGCCGTGCGCGAAGCGTATGACAAGCTGGCGTCGGAAGGGGAAATCCCCTGCCTGCTGACCAGCCCGGCGATCCGGCCGTTCGTGCGCTCGATCATCGAACGGGTGCGGCCGGCGACAGTGGTGATCTCGCAGAATGAGATTCACGCCCGCGCGCGCATCCGCACGCTTGGCACAATCGGCTGA
- a CDS encoding flagellar hook-length control protein FliK, with translation MNIAMIASVAASTRLPGTASGSASGAGAAGFGGLIGAASAVSADAGGKTPLPTPTPMPASTPMSAPMPAISGDQLVSATPVDELAVALPAEAGLLVVETPEQPAIGADAAKDAVDHPATKHPVDLAAVATKLAMPASPDAAATDTAAPDAAVIPAVPNAAPAGDAIVVAEAVRPKLPVSVDGEGTSEPDQATSPDAASVALPVPVLADAARPPVPAPAPAAHAALAVAAPPAADPSATADAPTPNLLNEVVAIHDRAAPAPTGGAGDGAPARDVASNAVASDGPDSLPSSLFSQALPNVAARPASQPYGATAHQPTPHQPVVAAQPGQIGRDMGVEIARTVAAGREEVRIRLDPAEMGRIDVRLNFDRDGSLRAVVAADSPAALEMLRREAGDLTRALADAGVRADPQSFRFDSRNPDAGTSWQRGQQGSDGRGGQGGLAQGGGDAGDDQPAYRPLRTSGRVDMMA, from the coding sequence ATGAACATTGCGATGATTGCCTCGGTCGCCGCCTCCACCCGTTTGCCGGGTACGGCTTCGGGTTCTGCGTCTGGTGCCGGGGCGGCTGGCTTTGGCGGCTTGATCGGTGCGGCCTCTGCCGTGTCGGCCGATGCCGGCGGGAAGACGCCGTTGCCGACGCCGACGCCAATGCCGGCCTCGACGCCAATGTCGGCGCCGATGCCCGCGATTTCCGGTGATCAGCTTGTATCCGCGACGCCGGTTGATGAACTTGCGGTGGCACTTCCGGCGGAGGCCGGCTTATTGGTCGTCGAAACACCGGAACAGCCTGCCATCGGCGCTGATGCTGCCAAGGATGCTGTCGATCATCCGGCGACGAAGCATCCGGTGGATCTTGCGGCTGTGGCCACCAAGCTGGCAATGCCCGCATCGCCCGATGCGGCGGCGACCGATACGGCGGCGCCCGATGCGGCCGTTATTCCGGCGGTGCCCAATGCCGCGCCGGCTGGAGACGCGATCGTCGTCGCAGAGGCGGTCAGGCCGAAACTACCGGTTTCTGTCGATGGCGAAGGGACGAGCGAACCGGATCAGGCGACATCGCCGGATGCCGCCAGCGTTGCCCTTCCGGTGCCTGTCCTTGCCGATGCCGCGCGTCCGCCTGTTCCGGCTCCGGCTCCGGCTGCGCATGCCGCGCTGGCCGTGGCGGCCCCGCCTGCGGCCGATCCGTCGGCCACCGCCGATGCCCCGACGCCGAACCTGTTGAACGAGGTGGTGGCCATCCATGATCGCGCGGCCCCTGCACCCACGGGCGGCGCCGGCGATGGCGCGCCCGCCCGCGACGTCGCTAGCAATGCTGTCGCGTCCGATGGCCCCGATAGCTTGCCGTCATCCTTGTTCAGTCAGGCGTTGCCCAACGTGGCAGCGCGGCCGGCGTCCCAGCCTTATGGCGCGACCGCGCACCAGCCGACGCCGCACCAGCCGGTCGTGGCCGCGCAACCCGGCCAGATCGGGCGCGACATGGGGGTCGAAATTGCGCGGACGGTTGCGGCCGGGCGCGAAGAAGTACGCATCCGGCTCGATCCGGCCGAAATGGGACGGATCGACGTTCGCCTCAATTTCGATCGCGACGGCAGCCTGCGGGCCGTGGTCGCAGCGGACAGCCCTGCGGCCCTCGAAATGTTGCGGCGCGAGGCAGGCGACCTCACCCGCGCGCTGGCGGATGCCGGTGTGCGCGCCGATCCGCAGTCCTTCCGGTTCGACAGCCGCAATCCCGATGCCGGCACGTCCTGGCAACGCGGCCAGCAAGGCTCCGATGGACGGGGCGGGCAGGGCGGCCTGGCACAGGGCGGCGGCGATGCCGGCGACGATCAACCCGCTTACCGGCCGCTTCGCACCAGCGGCCGTGTCGACATGATGGCATAA
- a CDS encoding flagellar hook assembly protein FlgD — protein MTTVSGTDAATAQTQRGSANPPATIAADFNMFLKLLTAQMQNQDPLDPMDTSEYTQQLVQYSQVEQSIQQTSTLKEVVARLASQDMAQASNFIGREARFDSPVAGLGTAPATWTYFADGKPNSIVATVKDAAGKVVSEVTIDPEAQGRYSWDGMLADGTRAKDGAYVLSVKALDANGTVMPVTINSVATVKDVVTDGTNVMLGVNGIRMPVSGLVAISAPA, from the coding sequence ATGACGACCGTTTCGGGCACCGATGCCGCAACAGCGCAAACGCAACGCGGCAGTGCCAACCCACCGGCGACGATCGCCGCCGATTTCAATATGTTCCTGAAGCTGCTGACCGCGCAGATGCAGAATCAGGATCCGCTCGATCCGATGGACACGTCCGAATATACCCAGCAGCTGGTGCAATATTCGCAGGTCGAACAGTCGATCCAGCAGACCAGCACGCTCAAGGAAGTCGTCGCCCGGCTGGCGTCGCAGGATATGGCGCAGGCATCCAATTTTATCGGCCGCGAAGCGCGGTTCGATTCCCCCGTCGCGGGGCTGGGCACGGCGCCGGCGACCTGGACATACTTTGCCGATGGGAAGCCCAATTCCATCGTGGCGACCGTCAAGGATGCGGCCGGCAAGGTCGTCAGCGAAGTTACGATCGATCCGGAAGCGCAGGGCCGCTATTCCTGGGATGGCATGCTGGCCGATGGCACGCGCGCCAAGGATGGCGCTTATGTCCTGTCGGTCAAGGCGCTGGATGCGAATGGCACGGTGATGCCGGTCACGATCAATTCGGTCGCCACCGTCAAGGATGTCGTGACCGACGGAACGAACGTCATGCTGGGCGTCAACGGCATTCGGATGCCGGTGAGCGGGCTGGTGGCCATTTCAGCCCCGGCCTGA
- a CDS encoding flagellin → MAFSVNTNVGAMAALQSLNATNRGMATTQSRINTGLNVASTKDDSAKYVIAQTLRGDLGKLSAVTSSLTNAKSVTDTAVAGAEQVSDILNQMKSKALEASDKGLDKESRTAISKDLVALKNQINTIIDGSDFNGTNLLKGPAATGGKVSALQSIATGATTLDVANQDLTAASTTALEVGGTNVEIDKLALTDDGTANTGSGAASALATKLDAMFATVKTSLSTLGSASRQIDGQLSFNSKLTDVVTAGIGNLVDADLAKESAKLQALQVQQQLGVQALGIANQAPQTILSLFR, encoded by the coding sequence ATGGCATTTTCGGTAAACACCAATGTCGGCGCGATGGCCGCTCTCCAGAGCCTCAACGCGACCAACCGTGGCATGGCGACCACGCAGAGCCGCATCAACACCGGCCTGAACGTCGCCTCCACCAAGGATGACTCGGCCAAATATGTCATCGCGCAGACCCTGCGTGGCGACCTTGGCAAGCTGAGCGCGGTCACCTCCTCGCTCACCAATGCGAAAAGCGTGACGGATACGGCGGTTGCCGGTGCCGAGCAGGTCTCCGACATCCTCAACCAGATGAAATCGAAGGCGCTCGAAGCGTCGGACAAGGGCCTCGACAAGGAAAGCCGCACGGCGATCTCGAAGGATCTGGTTGCCCTGAAGAACCAGATCAACACGATCATCGACGGTTCGGACTTCAACGGCACCAACCTGCTGAAGGGTCCTGCAGCCACCGGCGGCAAGGTCAGCGCACTGCAGTCGATCGCCACGGGTGCAACCACCCTGGACGTCGCCAACCAGGACCTTACGGCGGCCTCCACCACTGCCCTTGAAGTGGGCGGCACCAACGTCGAAATCGACAAGCTGGCCTTGACCGATGACGGCACCGCCAACACCGGTTCCGGCGCGGCCTCAGCCCTCGCGACCAAGCTGGACGCGATGTTCGCAACCGTGAAGACCAGCCTCAGCACGCTGGGTTCGGCTTCGCGCCAGATCGACGGCCAGCTCAGCTTCAACAGCAAGCTGACCGACGTTGTGACCGCCGGCATCGGCAACCTGGTCGACGCCGATCTCGCCAAGGAATCGGCAAAGCTTCAGGCGCTTCAGGTCCAGCAGCAGCTGGGCGTGCAGGCTCTGGGCATCGCCAACCAGGCGCCGCAGACGATCCTGTCGCTGTTCCGCTAA
- a CDS encoding flagellin — MAFSVNTNVGAMAALQSLNATNRGMATTQSRINTGLNVASTKDDSAKYVIAQTLRGDLGKLSAVTSSLTNAKSVTDTAVAGAEQVSDILNQMKSKALEASDTGLDTESRTAISKDLVALKNQINTIIDGSDFNGTNLLKGPAATGGKVSALQSIATGATTLDVANQDLTLASTTALQASGTNTDIDALNVAATGAAAAATLAGKLDTMFATVKTSLSTLGSASRQIDGQLSFNSKLTDVVTAGIGNLVDADLAKESAKLQALQVQQQLGVQALGIANQAPQTILSLFR, encoded by the coding sequence ATGGCATTTTCGGTAAACACCAATGTCGGCGCGATGGCCGCTCTCCAGAGCCTCAACGCGACCAACCGTGGCATGGCGACCACGCAGAGCCGCATCAACACCGGCCTGAACGTCGCCTCCACCAAGGATGACTCGGCCAAATATGTCATCGCGCAGACCCTGCGTGGCGACCTTGGCAAGCTGAGCGCGGTCACCTCCTCGCTCACCAATGCGAAAAGCGTGACGGATACGGCGGTTGCCGGTGCCGAACAGGTCTCCGACATCCTCAACCAGATGAAGTCGAAGGCGCTCGAAGCATCGGACACGGGTCTCGATACGGAAAGCCGCACGGCGATCTCGAAGGATCTGGTGGCGCTGAAGAACCAGATCAACACGATCATCGACGGTTCGGACTTCAACGGCACCAACCTGCTGAAGGGCCCTGCAGCCACCGGCGGCAAGGTCAGCGCACTGCAGTCGATCGCCACGGGTGCAACCACCCTGGACGTCGCCAACCAGGATCTTACGCTGGCCTCCACGACCGCACTGCAGGCGAGCGGCACCAACACGGATATCGATGCGCTCAACGTTGCCGCCACGGGTGCCGCAGCAGCAGCGACGCTGGCCGGCAAGCTGGACACCATGTTCGCAACCGTGAAGACCAGCCTCAGCACGCTGGGTTCGGCTTCGCGTCAGATCGATGGCCAGCTCAGCTTCAACAGCAAGCTGACCGACGTTGTGACCGCCGGCATCGGCAACCTGGTCGACGCCGATCTCGCCAAGGAATCGGCAAAGCTTCAGGCGCTTCAGGTCCAGCAGCAGCTGGGCGTGCAGGCTCTGGGCATCGCCAACCAGGCGCCGCAGACGATCCTGTCGCTCTTCCGCTAA
- a CDS encoding flagellin translates to MAFSVNTNVGAMAALQSLNATNRGMATTQSRINTGLNVASTKDDSAKYVIAQTLRGDLGKLSAVTSSLTNAKSVTDTAVAGAEQISDILNQMKSKALEASDNGLDVESRTAISKDLVALKKQVNTIIDGSDFNGTNLLKGPLATGNKVSALQSIASGAATLDVANQDFTALSDAALGVAATDTTITDLNKTTVTAGVNDGAAAAKALAGTLDVMFTAVKTSLSALGSASRQIDGQLSFNSKLTDVVTAGIGNLVDADLAKESAKLQALQVQQQLGVQALGIANQAPQTILSLFR, encoded by the coding sequence ATGGCATTTTCGGTAAACACCAATGTCGGCGCGATGGCCGCTCTCCAGAGCCTCAACGCGACCAACCGTGGCATGGCGACCACGCAGAGCCGCATCAACACCGGCCTGAACGTCGCCTCCACCAAGGATGACTCGGCCAAATATGTCATCGCGCAGACCCTGCGTGGCGACCTTGGCAAGCTGAGCGCGGTCACCTCCTCGCTCACCAATGCGAAAAGCGTGACGGATACGGCGGTTGCCGGTGCCGAGCAGATCTCCGACATCCTCAACCAGATGAAGTCGAAGGCGCTCGAAGCGTCGGACAACGGCCTCGACGTCGAAAGCCGCACGGCGATCTCGAAGGATCTGGTGGCGCTGAAAAAGCAGGTCAACACGATCATCGACGGTTCGGACTTCAACGGCACCAACCTGCTGAAGGGCCCGTTGGCCACCGGCAACAAGGTCAGCGCGCTGCAGTCGATCGCATCGGGCGCGGCCACGCTCGACGTCGCCAATCAGGACTTCACGGCGCTTTCGGACGCGGCTCTCGGCGTCGCCGCTACGGACACGACGATCACGGATCTCAACAAGACCACCGTCACCGCCGGCGTCAACGACGGTGCGGCAGCAGCCAAGGCCCTGGCCGGAACGCTGGACGTCATGTTCACCGCGGTGAAGACCAGCCTGAGCGCATTGGGTTCGGCTTCGCGCCAGATCGACGGCCAGCTCAGCTTCAACAGCAAGCTGACCGACGTTGTGACCGCCGGCATCGGCAACCTGGTCGACGCCGATCTCGCCAAGGAATCGGCAAAGCTTCAGGCCCTTCAGGTCCAGCAGCAGCTGGGCGTGCAGGCTCTGGGCATCGCCAACCAGGCGCCGCAGACGATCCTGTCGCTCTTCCGCTAA
- the flgH gene encoding flagellar basal body L-ring protein FlgH — protein MKRVISSLLLVTMLSGCGVPGRLANVGRAPKVTPMEDPVAPIIEPSLGNQAAAHRAGRTPPPPQPPATSASLFRTGAGAFFRDQRASRVGDIVTIRINIADKAVVDNSTSRTRAGAESGGISALLGLESQIGKILPGNPDPSTLVDTSSNSKAVGAGNTQRSEQINMTVAALVTDVLPNGNLMIRGRQEVRVNFELRELIVAGVIRPEDIARDNSIRHSQIAEARIIYGGRGQLTDAQQARWGQQIYDALFPF, from the coding sequence ATGAAGCGCGTCATATCATCCCTGCTGCTCGTCACCATGTTGTCGGGTTGCGGCGTCCCCGGCCGGCTCGCCAATGTCGGCCGCGCGCCAAAGGTTACGCCGATGGAGGATCCGGTGGCTCCGATCATCGAACCCTCCCTCGGCAATCAGGCCGCCGCGCACCGCGCCGGACGGACACCGCCCCCGCCGCAGCCGCCGGCGACCAGCGCGTCGCTGTTCCGCACTGGTGCTGGCGCCTTCTTCCGCGATCAGCGCGCGTCGCGCGTGGGGGATATCGTGACGATCCGGATCAACATCGCCGACAAGGCGGTGGTCGACAATTCCACCTCGCGCACCCGCGCCGGCGCGGAAAGCGGCGGCATATCGGCCCTGCTCGGGCTGGAAAGCCAGATCGGCAAGATCCTGCCCGGCAATCCCGATCCATCGACGCTGGTCGACACCAGTTCGAACTCGAAGGCCGTCGGCGCGGGCAACACACAGCGCAGCGAACAGATCAACATGACGGTCGCGGCGCTGGTGACGGATGTCCTGCCCAACGGCAATCTGATGATCCGCGGCCGCCAGGAAGTGCGCGTCAATTTCGAACTGCGCGAACTGATCGTCGCCGGCGTTATTCGCCCCGAAGATATCGCCCGCGACAACAGCATCCGGCACAGCCAGATCGCCGAAGCGCGGATCATCTACGGTGGTCGCGGTCAGTTGACCGACGCGCAGCAGGCGCGCTGGGGCCAGCAGATCTATGACGCGCTGTTCCCGTTCTGA
- the flgA gene encoding flagellar basal body P-ring formation chaperone FlgA: MRLLISAFLLAGGGTAAIAQSAPPTIDAPVLVRTIEKGDRVSAADFEAAPVSATAARSAISPRDAAGMEATRRLLAGQPVRGTDLARPQAIRRGEAVTIALVSGALSITTAGRALSGGGVGEPIRVVSLSTNRTLDGVVEQAGRVRVAGQ; encoded by the coding sequence ATGCGCCTCCTTATATCCGCGTTCCTGCTTGCAGGCGGGGGCACCGCGGCGATCGCGCAATCGGCGCCGCCGACGATCGATGCACCGGTGCTCGTCCGCACGATCGAAAAAGGCGATCGGGTGTCGGCCGCGGATTTCGAGGCGGCGCCCGTCAGCGCAACCGCGGCACGCAGCGCCATATCGCCACGCGATGCGGCGGGGATGGAAGCGACGCGGCGGTTGCTGGCCGGCCAGCCGGTGCGGGGAACGGACCTCGCCCGGCCGCAGGCCATCCGCCGCGGCGAAGCCGTCACCATCGCGCTCGTATCGGGCGCGCTGTCGATCACGACCGCCGGGCGGGCGCTGTCGGGCGGCGGCGTCGGCGAACCCATCCGTGTCGTCAGCCTCAGCACCAATCGCACGCTGGATGGCGTGGTCGAGCAAGCCGGCCGTGTCCGCGTCGCCGGCCAATAG